In Candidatus Zixiibacteriota bacterium, one DNA window encodes the following:
- a CDS encoding transposase — MFKKRNNFTATEKVSILRRHLIDKTAVSDLCEEYGLQPTVFYRWQKQFFENGDKAFERKVTRKDRLKETKIKALEEKLNKKNEVLSELMEEHVALKKELGEL, encoded by the coding sequence ATGTTCAAGAAACGGAACAATTTCACTGCGACAGAAAAGGTATCGATTCTGAGACGGCATTTGATTGACAAAACCGCAGTCTCAGATCTTTGCGAAGAGTATGGACTTCAGCCAACAGTGTTTTATCGTTGGCAGAAACAGTTCTTTGAAAATGGCGACAAGGCTTTCGAACGCAAAGTCACCAGAAAAGACAGACTGAAAGAAACAAAGATAAAAGCCTTAGAGGAAAAGCTTAACAAGAAGAACGAGGTATTGTCGGAGTTGATGGAGGAGCATGTTGCGTTAAAAAAAGAACTTGGGGAACTCTAA